The sequence AATCTGGTGACGATGTGGTTGCGGAAATATTCATGTTGGTACTCATCTGTACTTCGCAGATGGATGTAAGTTTTTACTGCTGGCGGGTATTCTGACTTTGAGATATAAATCTCATCACAGCTGCGAGACAGTGCCAGATTTACACTGGACTTTCCCCCTTGCGTCTGATGGCTGGTCTCCATTAGAACCGATGCTGTTAAGAGTATCATATTTGCATCTTGTAGCAATATGAATAAATATAAAGTTATCAGAGTGATTTAATCATAATCACTGAATATTACTGACAAAGGAGGCACTTAATTGATATCAGCATCGTCAATTAGTGATAAAAATATGGGAGATATTCTGAGGAGGAACAGTGAAAATAGCCGTTATTACTAAAACCTTAATTACATCTGTAAGTTTATTCGCTTTGTTATTTCCTAATCAAGCGTCAGCGCAACTCATACCGCAACCTTGGGTTTCAGTTGGAGGTAATGACGGTGATACGACTTATGCTGTGGGAGCTAAAGCTTTGGATTTGGGAGTTGAGGTGGGAGTTGGGCCGAAAGGTGCTACGGGAGTAGATGTTTTAAAATTTCTCAGTTTGCCTATTATTTCACCTTATGTAGGAGTTGGATACTATTCAGAAGATAAAGGTGTTGCATTTTCTGGTGGTGTTCAAGTAGGAGCTACTGATAATGTTTTTGTCGGTGCTGGTTATAATTCTGTGCGCGGATTTAATGGACAATTGGGAGTCAGATTTTAAGTTGATAAATAAAGTTTGGATTGTCTAAAAACTGGGAACCCTGATTTCTTTGCGAAGTCGGGGTTTTTTGATAGCATAATTCAATATGTTAAAGCTGGAGTAAATATGCTTTAATGCGTTAATTCCAACTATTGATTTGGTAAAAATATGTCTTTGAGTAGTAGTATGGGTAGTGTCTGTTATTGTTTGGATAAATACCAGCTATGATCTAAACAATATTCCGGCACTGTTAATGTTATTGATTTAACAGGATTCTCCTTATGGAGCCAGGATTAAGATTACTTGTCCAACTGGTGATTGAGTTTGCACCCCTGATTGTCTCTCTGATTCAGAAAACTAAGGAAACTGTTGTCAATACTCAAGAATTCGTACCAATTACTAATGGCGCAATTCCTAAAAATAGCTATTTGGCAGAATTTGAACGAGAAAAAATTTGGCGACAAGAATTAGCAGTTTACCAGCGAGAGACAATTTTAGAAAAAGCCAAGCAAGAACGAGAAACGTCTCAAAAGCTGCCGGAATTTGACAAAATTTTTGCTAATTGGCCCTTGCGCTTATCGCCTACACAATTATTAGAACCTCGTCACAGTCATAGCCACAAACCACTGAAAATTTTTCTAGCGCCTCCCCAAATTAAATTTGATAATTTTGCGAAGGATGAAGGGGAAATTATCGAAATTGAGCTAATTTTAGCTGAAGGTTTACGCAGCTTTCTCAATCAGCATTACTCTTTGCATTCTGCTGTCAGGGCGACAGAATTTTTAGCGGGTGCGTGGGATAGTAAACGGTTTCATAGTGAATCTAGTATCAAAGCATTATTTGGGATGTTGAAAACAGAACCAATTTTGATATTGGAGTCAGAACATGATGGCGATTATCTCAATTTTCGCGTCGCTTACTGGGGATTGGGACAGGATAATTATTACTATAAAACTATTTCGCGGTTGCCTTATAAACAACTTTTAGAGGAGTCAGCTATCAGTCGCGCTCTGGAGTGGAAGCAGGTAAGAAATCAACTGCTGGAATTCGGAGAAGAATTAGCCGTAATTAATAATGTTGGTGGCGATAATGTCAGAAATTTGGAAATTTGGGAGAAGACTGAAAAATGGCGAAGTCAGGGTATTGATATTAGTAAATTGTCTGGTAAATACCAATTTAATTATCAGGATATCGAAAATCTTTGCCAGGTTTTAATTGCTTGTCACTGTATGGTTGCTAGCTGGATGGTGGATGTCTATCATTTGATGCATCATGAAGTATCTCCCATACTGCCGGAATTATTGCCGAGTTTGTGCAAAAATAAGATTGATTTACAATCAGTGCGATCGCTCGCTCTGAGTTATCAGCAACTCTATCAGGAAAAATCTGACTCTCTTCCACAGATAGCTGTACAATTAGCTCAAAGTTTAGCTGATTTAAACGATCGCACTTGGGCTAAAACACAGATTGATTATTCGATCAACACATGGCTGCAACTGCGTCAAGTCTCACCATCAGCAGCCCTTAACCCCCTAAAAGCGATGCAATCAGTGATTAAGGCAGGAGATGAAGTATACATCCAACGCCTCAAAGCTTATTTTACCGCCATTAGTGACACTCAAAGTCTTCTCGAAGTTGAGCAACTTTTACAAGCGATCGCTCTTTTACCTAACCAAAGTGCTCCAGAATATGCTACCATAGCCAATACGATCAAGGGGAACACCGCAGAAATTACCTCCCTCGCCCTGACTCCAGATGGGGAAACTATCGTCAGCGGGTGTGCAGACAAAACCATTAAACTTTGGAGTCTCCACAGCGGGAAACTCATCCGCACTCTCACAGGAAACTCAGGCCCAGTATCCTCAGTTGCTGTCAGTTCCCAAGGAAACTTCCTCGCGGTGGGTAGTTGCGAACACCCCCAAAGTAACGTCAAAGTCTGGAACTACAAAACTGGTAAATTACTCCACACTCTCTTAGGGCATCAAAAACCAGTAAACTTAGTCGTAATTAGTCCCGATGGAGAGATTCTCGCTAGCGGGAGTAATAAAATCAAGATTTGGGATTTGCAAAAAAGCGATCGCATTTGCACCCTTTGGCATTCATCGGCAGTCTATACTGCAGCTATCAGTCCTGACGGTACAATTTTAGTGAGTGGTGGTGCGGATACCAAAATTAGGTTATGGAATCCCCGCACTGGCGAACCATTGCAAACACTCGTCGCTCATAAGGATCAAGTTAAATCTCTCGCCATTACTACAGACGGGACAACTCTCCTCAGTGGCAGTGCTGACAAAACCATCAAAATTTGGCATCTAAGCACAGGCAAATTATTGCACACATTCACCGCCCACGCAAGAGAAGTAACAACCTTAGCCGTGAGTGCAGATGGTAGAACCCTATTCAGCGGTAGCGCTGACAGCACCATCAAAATCTGGCGTCTCCCCACAGGTGAACTACTCCAAACCCTGACAGCACACAGCGGTGGGGTAAACTCCCTCGCTTTAAGCACAGATGGACAGTGGCTGGTGAGTGGTAGCTGTGATCAGAGTATCAAAATTTGGCGCGTGAATAACTTGTAATTGCGTGCTCAAATTCTGGACTATATAAAGTGCGAAAACACCCATAACTATTCCCTCTGCAGTGGGATGTGCAACACCAAGATAGACGACTAAAATTGTATCCATCTCAGGTACACGCTGCGTCGCTTGCACAGCTATTGTGATTCATAAAATTGCTCACAGATTCCTCAGCCATCAATCACAGGATGAGTTGACCACAAACTATGAGTTTGACTGGTTTGACTGGTTCTGTCTTTATTATCCTCCCGGCTGGCTGATTATTTTTAATCGCCACTGGCAACATTATCATACTGATCCGGAAGGTTGGAACTGGTTAGAATATGGATTATTTCTTGTTCCTGGGGGATTCTATCTCGCCTTATTGATGCGCTGGTTGCGTCTTGGTTGTCGTCCTCCCCAAGCACAACACCAAGAATTCTCACCCCAATATCAACAAGCTTTCCATCGAGAAATTCTCGCTCCCATAGTCAAACACTATTTTCGAGGAGAATTACAACAAACAGAAAACTTACCACAAACCGGCCCCATGATTGTAGCGATGAATCATGCAGGGATGTGCTTTCCCTGGGACTTTGTAGCCTTGGGTTATCTGTTGAGTCAAACACGCAGTTGGGTAGTGCAACCCCTAGCTGAGGTATCATTGTTTGAACATCCGTGGATGATTTGGTGGCTTCCACCGGGATGGTCGCAAGTATTAGGTGGAGTGCGTGCAGAGTGGAGTGATTTTGCCGCCGCCACCAAAGCAGGTAAAATAATTCTCTACGCACCAGAAGGCTTACGCGGGCCTTTGAAAGGCTGGCGCCGACGCTATCAATTACAAAAATTTGATGTTAGTTTTGTAAAACTAAGCGATCGCTATCAAATTCCCATTCTACCAGTTTCCTGTATTGGTAGTGAATCCTTGCATCCCTGGACAATCAACCTCCAAGGATTGCAAAAATTCTTCAAATTACCGTTTCTGCCCCTTTCCCCCCTCATGATACTCTTAATTTTATTTCCCTCCATGGGCGTCTGGGGAATGAAAACCCGACTGCGTTATTTCATTCAACCTCTGCAACCAGCAACAACAACAGCAAATAATAGACGCACACTCATCTATCATCAAGCGCAGCAACTGCGAGAAAAACTGCAACAGCAAATTACACAACTGCTGCTTCATCGCCATTAATAATACCATCACATCAAAATCAAACTCCGCGCTCCTTTGCGTTTACCTCCGCGCTCCTCTGTCTTGAAAAGTTTGCTCAACGGGGGGAACCCCCGCACGCAACTTTTCGCTGCGTTTAAAAAAAGCACCAAAAACTAAACCGACTCCACAAACCCCGCACCAAAACGATAACCCTTACCATACACAGTGTGAATCAACATCCCTTCCTTCCCCACCTCAATTTTCCGCCGCAACAGCCGAATTAAAGCCGCAATCACATTACTACTCGGTTGCTCATCATCCGTCCACAAATGATGCATAATTTGAGCATGAGTTAGCAGTTGTCCCGTGTGCTCCATAAAATATTGCAACAACTGACTTTCTTTGTGGGATAATTCAATTACCCGTCCTTGACGATAAGCTATTTGGTTGTCGCTATCCAGTTCCAAATCAGCAACAGTCAACCGCTTGGCAGCAGCACTGTAAGACTCTGCACCCGAACGCCGCAACAAAGCCCGGACTCTGGCTAACAATTCCCGTAACTCAAAAGGTTTCACTAAATAATCATCCGCACCGGCATCTAAACCTTGGACGCGATCGTCTAAAGTATCCTTAGCAGTGAGAAACAGCACCGGCGTAGTTTTACCTTGGCGACGCAATTCTTGACAAATTTCTAACCCTGTGGTTCCAGGTAGCATCCAATCTAAAATCAACAAATCATAACTGCCTGATTGTGCTAGACTGCTACCGCTAGTTCCTTCATAAGCCACATCTACGATATAACCTTCACGGGTAAGCACGCGAATTAAAGGATCAGCTAATTCAACCTCGTCATCAACTAATAAAATTCTCATACTGCTTGTAGTCAGCCATATCGAGATATTCTCAATATTAATGAACCGCCTAGGATATCAAAAAAAGAGAATGTTGACTGTTGCATTGCCAAAAGGGGAACTACTCAAAAATAGCATCCGGTTGCTGCAATCTGTAGGACTAGATTTTAGTGCTTTTTTAGAAGCAGGAAATCGCCAACTGCAAATCACCGATGCTAGCGGACAAGCCAAAGGACTGCTGGTACGCGGACAGGATGTACCTGTTTATGTAGAATATGGTCAGGCGCAACTGGGTATTATTGGTTATGATTTATTGCGGGAGAAAAAACCGCAGGTTGCTCAGTTGGTTGATTTACAGTTTGGTGGTTGTCGCTTGTCAGTCGCAGTCAAAACAGCCAGTGTCTACAAATCACCCCTAGACTTACCACCCAATAGTCGTGTGGCTTCCAAATATGTTAACTGTGCGCGAGAATATTTCCAAAGTCTGGATTTACAGGTAGAAATTGTGCCGTTATCTGGTTCAGTGGAACTAGGGCCAATTACAGGAATGTCAGAAGCCATCGTTGATTTGGTTTCCACTGGGCGGACACTACGAGAAAATGGTCTGGTTGAAATTGAGGTTTTATATGAAAGTACAGCCAGATTGATTGCTCATCCCCTGAGTTACCGTCTCAATAGCGATAATTTGCATCAATTAGTGGAAAGTATGCGATCGCAACTCCTATCTTCAGTTTAACTGCGATCGCTACCTACCCTGACAAAAACTCAACTGATTATTATGCCATTAATCAAAGTCCAAACTTCTGTAGCTGCGCCAGAAGCGGCTGAAATTGAGCTAATGCTGAAAAGTCTATCAGCTAAATTAGCAAAACATACAGGAAAGCCAGAATCTTATGTTATGACTGCTTTTGAAGCCGGAATTGCTATGACATTCGCCGGTAGTACAGAACCAGTTTGTTACATAGAAATTAAGAGTGTTGGCGCCATGAAACCTGAGCAAACTGAAGCGATGAGTCAGGATTTTTGTCAGCAAATTCACCACTATCTCAGCGTTCCTCAAAATCGCATTTACATAGAATTTACGGATGCTAAAGGGGCGATGTGGGGTTGGAATAGCACAACTTTTGCTTAATTTCTCCCTGATACAAGTTTTCTGATGAGTATTCTCATTAGCTAGATGTTTCGCTTACAACAGAAATGAAGCGCTGCGAAATTCAAAATTTTGCGGCGCTGATTAAAGTTGAATTTTATCGGGGTGAAACATTTTTAATGAAGCGAAATATCTCACAGCAGCTTCAGTGCAAATTTCATATATCCAAAAACCACAAACCAAGAAAACTAGTAAGAATATATTTGTAGTTTTATTGATTGCGATCGCATTTTTGAGTGTAGCGATCGCTTGCTGGACTAGCTTACAAGAAAAGGGAACTCTTAACTCTTAACTCTTA is a genomic window of Fortiea contorta PCC 7126 containing:
- a CDS encoding WD40 repeat domain-containing protein: MEPGLRLLVQLVIEFAPLIVSLIQKTKETVVNTQEFVPITNGAIPKNSYLAEFEREKIWRQELAVYQRETILEKAKQERETSQKLPEFDKIFANWPLRLSPTQLLEPRHSHSHKPLKIFLAPPQIKFDNFAKDEGEIIEIELILAEGLRSFLNQHYSLHSAVRATEFLAGAWDSKRFHSESSIKALFGMLKTEPILILESEHDGDYLNFRVAYWGLGQDNYYYKTISRLPYKQLLEESAISRALEWKQVRNQLLEFGEELAVINNVGGDNVRNLEIWEKTEKWRSQGIDISKLSGKYQFNYQDIENLCQVLIACHCMVASWMVDVYHLMHHEVSPILPELLPSLCKNKIDLQSVRSLALSYQQLYQEKSDSLPQIAVQLAQSLADLNDRTWAKTQIDYSINTWLQLRQVSPSAALNPLKAMQSVIKAGDEVYIQRLKAYFTAISDTQSLLEVEQLLQAIALLPNQSAPEYATIANTIKGNTAEITSLALTPDGETIVSGCADKTIKLWSLHSGKLIRTLTGNSGPVSSVAVSSQGNFLAVGSCEHPQSNVKVWNYKTGKLLHTLLGHQKPVNLVVISPDGEILASGSNKIKIWDLQKSDRICTLWHSSAVYTAAISPDGTILVSGGADTKIRLWNPRTGEPLQTLVAHKDQVKSLAITTDGTTLLSGSADKTIKIWHLSTGKLLHTFTAHAREVTTLAVSADGRTLFSGSADSTIKIWRLPTGELLQTLTAHSGGVNSLALSTDGQWLVSGSCDQSIKIWRVNNL
- a CDS encoding 1-acyl-sn-glycerol-3-phosphate acyltransferase; the protein is MTTNYEFDWFDWFCLYYPPGWLIIFNRHWQHYHTDPEGWNWLEYGLFLVPGGFYLALLMRWLRLGCRPPQAQHQEFSPQYQQAFHREILAPIVKHYFRGELQQTENLPQTGPMIVAMNHAGMCFPWDFVALGYLLSQTRSWVVQPLAEVSLFEHPWMIWWLPPGWSQVLGGVRAEWSDFAAATKAGKIILYAPEGLRGPLKGWRRRYQLQKFDVSFVKLSDRYQIPILPVSCIGSESLHPWTINLQGLQKFFKLPFLPLSPLMILLILFPSMGVWGMKTRLRYFIQPLQPATTTANNRRTLIYHQAQQLREKLQQQITQLLLHRH
- the rppA gene encoding two-component system response regulator RppA translates to MRILLVDDEVELADPLIRVLTREGYIVDVAYEGTSGSSLAQSGSYDLLILDWMLPGTTGLEICQELRRQGKTTPVLFLTAKDTLDDRVQGLDAGADDYLVKPFELRELLARVRALLRRSGAESYSAAAKRLTVADLELDSDNQIAYRQGRVIELSHKESQLLQYFMEHTGQLLTHAQIMHHLWTDDEQPSSNVIAALIRLLRRKIEVGKEGMLIHTVYGKGYRFGAGFVESV
- the hisG gene encoding ATP phosphoribosyltransferase, which codes for MLTVALPKGELLKNSIRLLQSVGLDFSAFLEAGNRQLQITDASGQAKGLLVRGQDVPVYVEYGQAQLGIIGYDLLREKKPQVAQLVDLQFGGCRLSVAVKTASVYKSPLDLPPNSRVASKYVNCAREYFQSLDLQVEIVPLSGSVELGPITGMSEAIVDLVSTGRTLRENGLVEIEVLYESTARLIAHPLSYRLNSDNLHQLVESMRSQLLSSV
- a CDS encoding phenylpyruvate tautomerase MIF-related protein — encoded protein: MPLIKVQTSVAAPEAAEIELMLKSLSAKLAKHTGKPESYVMTAFEAGIAMTFAGSTEPVCYIEIKSVGAMKPEQTEAMSQDFCQQIHHYLSVPQNRIYIEFTDAKGAMWGWNSTTFA